In the genome of Fibrobacter sp. UWB11, the window CAGTTTGATAGTTCAAGTTTTGAGCCATCCAAGTCTGCGTGCCTACAGTCACCGTTTGATAAACTTGATTGTCGCGAGAATCGATCATAGTCCCCTTGATTACACTTGAAGGAGAAACAACAGAAAAAGATGAAGAAGAGCTACTTGATTTCGCAGACGAACTAGAAGACATTTTCGAGGAAGAAGACTCTACAGCATCCACATCATTCATAACACAGCGAACGGAGTGCGCTTCGCGTTCATCACTAGACAAAGAAAAAGAAAATTCTATAACGGACGCTCCAATAACAGAAGCTTTAGAAGTCACATAATCAAAATGCACAACATCATAATTCGGGGAGCGTCCAGGCCAATACAAATGTTTTTCTGGAGTCCAGAAATATGCATCAAGTCCACCCTTGAAATATTCTCCCATTTCATTTCTTTTTGCCCCAGGAAGTACCGAAAATCCATATTCATCTTTACTTTTACGGTCGTTATACCAGCTTTGGGCATCTTTAAGCTTAAATCCAGCTATAAGCGGTCCACCCACTGATTTGAACAGATTTTCCCATTCCGCACGAGTGGACAAATGCCACCCGCCTGGACATGCTTCATTTGCGGCATTCCCTTTATAAAGGCGACCATACTTAGCACAATTTTCCAGACTATCTCCAAGGCAATAGCTATCCGTTGTTTTGTAATTCAGATTTTCAGCCATCCAGGTCTGTTTACCTATTTTCACAGTCTTGTAGATTTTGCCATCACGACCATCCACCAAAGAATCTTTAACAACATTCAATGGAGATACCGTTGCAGAGCCGAGTATCGTCGCCTTCTTTTTACGAACTGGTTTCGCCTTTTTTGATTTTGCCACAGGCGGTTCACTATCTAAAACACATCGAATCGGAATTTCATAAACATCCTTGCCTTTCCCCCATTCTACAGGCTTATCATCATACAGATTTACAAACGACCGATCCATAGAACTCCAGAATTCCGCATAACCGAAATCTCCATATTTTCTTTTGCTATGGTGACGAGGCATTGATTTTTCTTTGGATTTTTGTGGAGTTTCGTACTCCTTGAGACCTGATTGAAGCGCCGTGAACCCAAAACGATCCGCAAGCTTAATGCGCGGTGTTTTTTCTTCAAACCGATGGGAAATGCCAAAATTCCATTCCAAGCCCGATGAACATTTTGACCAACCTACAATCCGACCACATTTATTGCTAGGCACGGCATGAAGCGTTCGGCCCGCCACGGAATCACCACCCACAGTTGCAAATAAAGTATTCCATTCTACAGAATCAGGTAAATGCCAGCCCGCAGGGCAAGCATTCTTTGCCGCAGCCCATTTGTAATAGCGTCCATACTCAGCACAAGAAGGAAGAGTATCCCTTTCGCAACTGCTATTTTCCATCTCGAAATTCAAGTTTTCTGCCATCCACGTCTGCGAACCAATTCTCACAGTCTTATAGGTCTGACCGTCACGCTCATCCGTCATAGAGCCGGGTTCAACAAGTACCGAAGATGATGACAAAATTTCAGTATCCGTTTTTCTTTCATTTTCCGATGTAATTTCATCCTTGACGCAACGCACCGAAAATCCACGATTTTTTTCTTCAAACTCATACGGCGAAGAAAAATCGTTTTGCATTCTCTCATACCAAGCTCTAGTCACATCTTCTTCTGAAGAACTCCAAAAAGCAGCGATATAACCCATAAGATAAGTACCGTCAATATCCTTATCCCCAGCCGGAAGCGCCGAAAATCCATAAACATCCTTACCATTACCATTTATCCAACCATCCTTAGACTTCAACCAACTCACCGGGCCAGCAACCCTTTCCAGCGTATCCCATTCAGCCTTCGTCGGCAAATGCCACCCAGCAGGGCAAGCGCCTTGTACTGGTTTTGTTAGCGAACAACGTCTATCGTAACCACATTCTTTGCCTGTTGCACGGAGAATGTTTACGCTATCTACCGCAGAAGCCCACGTATAAAGACGACCATACTTAGCGCAATTACGATATTCATTCTGGTAACAGAAACTACCCACCGTTGCGTAGTTCAAGTTTTCCGCCATCCAAGTTTGCTTTCCAATAGTTACAGTCTTGTACAGCCTGCCATCGCGGGAATCAGTTACAGATCCTTTCTCAACTTTCAAAGAAGAACTTGATTTAGCCATAGAACTAGAGGATAAATCAACAGCCGGTTCTCCTTTTAAACAGCGGACAGACATGCCAATTTTTTTGTCATCAACATCCAAATCAACTTTATCGTAATAATACAGGGACAATCCATACGCACCGTCATTCTCTTCTGAGGAACTCCAAAAGAAAGCACTTTCACCATCGGCGCTATACGAGCCATCACTAAATCGAATACCGCCCGGCAAAGCGGCAAAGCCAATTTCATCAAAGCCATTTTGTCCATTAAACCAGCCATCAGAAGACTTGAGCGCATTGCCTGCCAAATTCAATTTTATCACATAAGCCCAACCATCCCTTATACGTTGTCTCCACTTACCCAGTAAATTTTGCAATTCACTTTTTGTTGGCAAATGCCAGCCTACAGGGCAAGCATTCTGAGCGGCCGACCATGTATAAAGTCTTCCGTATTTATCGCAATTCGAATCGTCATTCGCCCGACAATAACTCTCATCTTTTTTGTAATTGAGATTTTGAGCCATCCAAACTTGACCACGGAATTTTACAGTCTTGTAAATTTGACCATCACGGGTATCAACCAAAGAATCTAATTCAACCTTTTGAGATGACGATGAGCTTGTCGCCGATTCTGAACTTGAGTAATTCGACAATTCAAGGCTATCGTTTTGCACGCATCGAACTGAAAAAGCAGATTCTGGAAGATTTTTATTAATACTAATAGAATCCTTATAGTAGTAGAAAGACACACTATTCGAATCTACCGAGCTCCAGAATACAGCATTCTTTTCTTCTGCAATATAATAGACATCATCCTTTTTGGAGAAAAAATCCCCGAAAGAATTCGGTCCGCCCTTTGCACCAGCCGGAAGCACAGAAAATCCATAATCATCTACGCCATTACCCCCATTCAGCCAGCCAAATGAAGATTTAAGATTTTTACCTGCGGAATTTTTTCCACCTACAAAAGAAAACAACGCATTCCATTCGGTTGTATCGGGAAGATGCCAACCTACAGGACATGCATTTACCGCCTGTTTTTGTGGATAAAGATATCCGAATTTGACACAGTTGCTAATGAAGCCTTCATAACAATAACTAGAAATTCGCTCCTCTTCGTATCCTTCCTCACCCATTGCCTCAAAGCCATTTCCATATACAATAAACTTGTAATATTTTTCGAATTTATAATTCAGGTTTTCGGCCATCCAAGTCTGTTCGCCGATTTTCACGGTCTTATAAATTTGGCCGTCACGGTTATCTGTCATGGTTCCGTATTCAACACCATCACGCAGAGGATTTTCCGCATCGCTAGACGAATTTCGTGTAGAGCCACACGCAGCCAAAACTACAAGTATAAACATACTTGCAACAGACAGAAAAGCACATCGTTTACTCATGATCCTCATCCTTTATTAAGGATATAAATACAAATTTAGTAAACGAATTTCCAACTAAATTTTGGAAAAAAGAACTTATTAGAACTTCATATCCACAGGATTGAAGTTGAATTTCACGCCAGAGCGGATCCAAGCATCGGAACCATCTTCATTTTTGTCGTGTGCAAGATTGCGGAACACACGGAATCCACCTCCTGCATAGAATTTGAACCAATCCGACACTTTTCTTTCATACAAAACATCAACGAGGAACTGTTTTTCAACAACGCCTGAAAGTGAATTTTCTGATTTCAGCGCTTTGTCATAATCCGTATAAATTTCCTTATTGCCTTGGCGGAGCCAAGCAAGAGTAAGCGATGCCGAATGAACACTCCATTTCCAGTTCATATCAAACCACAAATCAAGTGCATCACCACCACGGCGGTACCCTACAGGATAATCGACAAAATAAGCATCGGCATAATCACTGTCGCCCTGCTCGCGGTAGTTACTGCGGTAATTGCGACGTCCCGTATACTTCAAAAGCGGGAGTCTGCTATTGCCTGCCGCCGGATCTGTTTTCACAACATCCAAGCGCCACGAGAATTTGCCGTAGTTGCGGGTTTCAAGTTCGTGATAGTAGCCCACCATGTAATTAATAATGGAGCGGTTTGTTCCCATCTTTTTGTCTTCGCCAACCGGGCTTGCAATATCTTCCATATTAATTTGCGTATAGAATTTTGCACCATTCGAAGTCTTGTACCCTAATTCAACGGAAGTCGCTGCAGAAGTATATCCCGTCGCATAATTATCATGCCAATACATGAACGGGTTGAACGAGCGGAATTCCAAGGACTTGCCACCAATCATACTTTGTTCCACAAGGTAAAGCCAGAACTTGCGCGTATCTACACCGAGTCTATGGAAAACCAAGTTCTTCACATTTTCCGTATAAGTGCGATTGCGCTGATTGCTCACCTGATGACCAGGCTGCGTACATTTTTGGGCATACGCTTCGCTACCTTCCGGCGGGCAACCCGTCTCGTGATTTATCACATCATAAAAAAGCCAAGCATTCAACGAACTCAATAAAAAGTCATAACGGAAAATTCCAATTTTCAAATTCCAGTGAATACCATCATGGTATGGCAAGCCACCAAGGAATATATCATTCTTGGAAATTTTCAAGTCTTCAGGGTCAAAACGACCGAACTGAACGAAACCCACAGAGTTATCCCACTTGGCATAAGCGTTAATCGGGACATTGATATCAAGTTCACTAGGCTTGTAGGTGAAATTCGTCTTAAGTTCGCTATTATACCAAGCCTCCAAATCCTTGCGCAAAGGAGCTTCGAGCAAGAAATGGAAATTCTTGTAGCCAGCGCGGAAGCTCAGCATAAAGAACGGCTCAACGCGTTCCTCGTAACTGCGGGCCGTTTCGAGCGGAATGCGGAGACCACGCCAATTTTTGCCATACTTATCGACAGTATCCACGGCAAACATCGGGTCAGTCGGGCCACCGTTAAAACCGATATTAAAATCAGTCCCCAACTGGAAATAACCGGATTTCGGTTCGGACTTCTCCGAGACATTTTCAGCCGAAGCAAACACCGCCACAGCCGCCAAGCAAGCAAATAATAATGTACGAGATAACATAATATAAATGTATAAAAAGTTTTTTAAAAGGAGATGCCCGCTCAAGGCGGGCATGACAAATCAGGTATGAAGCGGGTACACCGTGAGCCATAAGCGACACGGCGTAAGCGTGCCGTGTTGGCGACCTTTGACAACTTAGTGCTTTAGCACTTATGTGGGCATGGCCACCTTTAGGTGGTAGTGAGGCGAAGACGGAGCTTTTCTATTAAATCAAAGCGGAGCGGACACCCGTGAGCCATAAGCGGCACGGCGTAAGCGTGCCGTGTTGGCGAGAGCGTAGCGCCGACGGAGCTTTTCTATTGATTCAGAGCGAAGCGGGCACAAGAAGGACCACCCAGGCAGGGAGACCCGGGTGATCCCTTGTGTTGTGGTAGGTGCGCACTCACGCACCCGTGTGTGTGTGTTCTTTCTCGGAGGCGCACTCGAAAACATTCGAACGCACCAGGTCGAATTTTTGGGTATTACAATGTAGGCTAATCGTTATACACGATTAGAACAAGTCATTCATACGCATGAAGGCCGGCAAGTCGTAATCGACATTGCTTTCCTTGAGTGCGTCTTCGGAACCTTTCTGGTTACGCATGAAAGCCGGAGTACCATAGTCCACAGCGCTCACCTGTTCGGTCTGAGCCGGACGAGATTCCTGCTTGAAGGAGTTTGCGTAATTGCCGTTAGAAAGCGGATCTGCATCGGCAGCACCCGGCATTTCTTCCGTTTCGCGGAGCGTTGCAGTTGCGGTTGCAACAGCTTCTTCTGCATAGCCGGCCTTTGCGTCAAAGCTCGGGGAAGCAAAAGAAGATGCCGGAGCGAACATGGCCGCAGCCTGGTTCATCGGAGTTGCCGGACGAGCGCTTGCATAGGTGTTCTGCGGAGCAGAAGCGTAAGACGGAGCGGCAGAAACGGTACGCTGAGCAACAGCCGGAGCAACGACAGTCGGAGCAGCAGCAGGCATTGCAGCGGTCGGCATTGCAGATGCCGGCATAGCAGCAGTAGCACGGCCAGCGAGAGCGACGAAGTTAGTCGTCGGACGCGGAGTAGCCTGCACCGGAGCAGCCGGGGTCTGATAAGCCGGCTGGTAACCAGCAGTACCAATACCAGCGTAGCCTACAGCAGCAGCATTGTTCGTGCCACCGCAACCCGTTGCGATAATGGTGATGCAAACCTTGTCGCCAAGTTCCGGAAGAGTGATATCACCGACGATGATGTTCGGATTGCCTTCTTCGCCCACAGCGTCGTAAATGTGTTCCATTGCTTCGTTGTGTTCGAGCAAGGAGTAGTTTTCGCCATGAGAGACGTTGATGAGCACGCCAGAAGCACCCTGAATATCGATATCTTCGAGAAGCGGAGAAGAAAGAGCTGCATCGGCAGCGGCAACACCGCGGCCTTCGCCTTCAGCCGTACCCGTACCCATGAGAGCGGAACCGCCCTTGAGCATAACCTTGCGGATATCAGCAAAGTCAACATGCACAAGACCATGACGGAACATGATGCTGCAGATGCTCTGCACTGCATTGCCGAGGATTTCGTCAGCCATCTTGAAGGCTTCATCAACAGTTGCGTTCTTGTTCGTGTTCTGGATGAGGTTCAAGAGTTTCTTGTTTTCGATAACGATGATGGTGTCAGCAGCTTCGCGGAGAGCGCGAACGCCATTCTGAGCCAAGGAATTACGTACATTACCTTCGAAGCGGAACGGCTTTGTGACAACGGCAACCGTAAGGATGCCAAGTTCACGAGCAACAGTTGCAACGATCGGAGCAGCACCCGTACCGGTACCACCGCCCATGCCTGCAGTAACGAACA includes:
- a CDS encoding FISUMP domain-containing protein — encoded protein: MSKRCAFLSVASMFILVVLAACGSTRNSSSDAENPLRDGVEYGTMTDNRDGQIYKTVKIGEQTWMAENLNYKFEKYYKFIVYGNGFEAMGEEGYEEERISSYCYEGFISNCVKFGYLYPQKQAVNACPVGWHLPDTTEWNALFSFVGGKNSAGKNLKSSFGWLNGGNGVDDYGFSVLPAGAKGGPNSFGDFFSKKDDVYYIAEEKNAVFWSSVDSNSVSFYYYKDSISINKNLPESAFSVRCVQNDSLELSNYSSSESATSSSSSQKVELDSLVDTRDGQIYKTVKFRGQVWMAQNLNYKKDESYCRANDDSNCDKYGRLYTWSAAQNACPVGWHLPTKSELQNLLGKWRQRIRDGWAYVIKLNLAGNALKSSDGWFNGQNGFDEIGFAALPGGIRFSDGSYSADGESAFFWSSSEENDGAYGLSLYYYDKVDLDVDDKKIGMSVRCLKGEPAVDLSSSSMAKSSSSLKVEKGSVTDSRDGRLYKTVTIGKQTWMAENLNYATVGSFCYQNEYRNCAKYGRLYTWASAVDSVNILRATGKECGYDRRCSLTKPVQGACPAGWHLPTKAEWDTLERVAGPVSWLKSKDGWINGNGKDVYGFSALPAGDKDIDGTYLMGYIAAFWSSSEEDVTRAWYERMQNDFSSPYEFEEKNRGFSVRCVKDEITSENERKTDTEILSSSSVLVEPGSMTDERDGQTYKTVRIGSQTWMAENLNFEMENSSCERDTLPSCAEYGRYYKWAAAKNACPAGWHLPDSVEWNTLFATVGGDSVAGRTLHAVPSNKCGRIVGWSKCSSGLEWNFGISHRFEEKTPRIKLADRFGFTALQSGLKEYETPQKSKEKSMPRHHSKRKYGDFGYAEFWSSMDRSFVNLYDDKPVEWGKGKDVYEIPIRCVLDSEPPVAKSKKAKPVRKKKATILGSATVSPLNVVKDSLVDGRDGKIYKTVKIGKQTWMAENLNYKTTDSYCLGDSLENCAKYGRLYKGNAANEACPGGWHLSTRAEWENLFKSVGGPLIAGFKLKDAQSWYNDRKSKDEYGFSVLPGAKRNEMGEYFKGGLDAYFWTPEKHLYWPGRSPNYDVVHFDYVTSKASVIGASVIEFSFSLSSDEREAHSVRCVMNDVDAVESSSSKMSSSSSAKSSSSSSSFSVVSPSSVIKGTMIDSRDNQVYQTVTVGTQTWMAQNLNYQTANSYCYKGELDKCAEYGRFYTWAVAMDSVGEFSPNGKGCGYMVDDEKCKPKGHVRGICPEGWHLPSFGECNDFIGGVGGKFVAGKMLRSTVGWKDNGNGSDDYSFSALPTGLRDGKGNFKYTGETAGFWTSTESRERKSYLLLMYSGIESVELDGYRDSSEKNYGANIRCIKD
- the ftsZ gene encoding cell division protein FtsZ, whose product is MSDYENINFEAMSRITGDDTPSRNAKVKVFGVGGAGGNTVNRMKQMNIEGVEYYAINTDAMALDQSLADHKILIGEKSTRNLGAGMDPEMGRKAVEENIDDLKKAMMGADLVFVTAGMGGGTGTGAAPIVATVARELGILTVAVVTKPFRFEGNVRNSLAQNGVRALREAADTIIVIENKKLLNLIQNTNKNATVDEAFKMADEILGNAVQSICSIMFRHGLVHVDFADIRKVMLKGGSALMGTGTAEGEGRGVAAADAALSSPLLEDIDIQGASGVLINVSHGENYSLLEHNEAMEHIYDAVGEEGNPNIIVGDITLPELGDKVCITIIATGCGGTNNAAAVGYAGIGTAGYQPAYQTPAAPVQATPRPTTNFVALAGRATAAMPASAMPTAAMPAAAPTVVAPAVAQRTVSAAPSYASAPQNTYASARPATPMNQAAAMFAPASSFASPSFDAKAGYAEEAVATATATLRETEEMPGAADADPLSNGNYANSFKQESRPAQTEQVSAVDYGTPAFMRNQKGSEDALKESNVDYDLPAFMRMNDLF